CGCACGCCTTTGTGCAGCGTGATCTGGTGGAGTGGGGGAGCCAATGGCTGCCCGATCTGCTCACTGGAAAGGACGTGCTGGAGCTCGGTGCCGGACCCGGGTTACTAACCCGCGAACTCCTTGCTCGCCGGGGTAATGTGTGGGCAACGGATTTGGCCCCCGCTATGGTGAAGACCGGTAGCATCCAGTGGCCGCAGGCTCACTGGCAGGTGATGGATGCTTGGCAGGCGCAGGGAGCGTACGACTTTATTGCTTCATCCGCTCTTATGCAGTGGGCGCCTGATCCTGTGGCGGTACTGATGCGACAGGCGCAGGCTCTGCGCTCTGGAGGGCGGATGTTTCACCTGCTTTTTATCGATCCGACGCTATGCGAGTTCCGACAGCTGGCCCCGCAGTGGAACCCGTTTACATGGCGCACGCAGGAGCAGTGGGAGCAGGCCTGTGATCAGGCCGGGCTGGAGCTGTGTCGGAGCGAGTCGGTCTCGCACCGCATTATTTTTTCGAGCGCTCGGGAGCTGCTGCGCTTCTTCCAGCGGACAGGGGCTGTCGGCGGGAAGCGCGCACGTCCCGGAGAGCTAAGGCGTTTCCTGCGGGTGTACGCGGAGCGCTTCGCTGAAGCTGAAGGCGTGGTCAGTACCTGGAGCTTTTTATGCCTCGAAGCGCGGAAGCCGTGAATGCATCAATCGGGTGGTTTTCTGTATTCAGGATCCACTACGCTCACGGTCGCGCATGATCTCATCGGTGATGAATGAGAAAGCCTCATCCACCTCGTCGCAGTAGCGGAAGAAATCGAGAGAAGAGCGGTCCAGGGTGTTGAAGCGGACAAGCGTCTCAAAGTTGATGAGCTCTTTCCAGTACTCGCTGCCAAAGAGCACGATGGGGATATAGCGCGTGGCCTTGCGCGTCTTCATCAGCGTGTAGATCTCGAAAAACTCGTCCAGCGTGCCGATGCCACCGGGGAAAATGACCAGCGCGCGGGCAAAGTACATGAGCCAGAACTTACGCATCGGGAAGGTCTCGAAGTGCAGGGAGAGGCCGGGCGTGATGTATGGGTTCGGGTGCTGCTCGGTCGGGATTCGGATGTTTATGCCGATGGTTGGCTCGCCGGCCTGGCTCGCGCCTTTATTGGCAGCCTCCATGATGCCGGGGCCGCCGCCCGTGGTGATAAAGTGCTGATCGCGAGTGGAGAAGTGTGTGCGGGACCAGTGGGCGAGCTTGCCGGAGAGCGACTCCGCCGCCTCATAGAAGCGCGACATGTAGTGGGCATGACTGGCGCGGTCGAGTTCGTCCCACTCCTCCTGATCCTTCATCATGACCCCCTTAAAGTCACGGTGAAGCCGGTCCATCTCGGACTGCGTAGAGTCCTGTGGCTTTATGCGGGCAGAGCCGAAAAAAACGATGGTGTTATGGATGCCGTTTTTAGCGAAGAGCTCGGCTGGTTCACGCAGTTCCTTCTGAAGCTGGTCGAGGTGCTTCTGGAGATTTTTATCGATGGTAGCAGGCATACGAAGACTTATTACGAATAGTACGGGGCAGGGGGGTAAATGTTCCCTCTATCGATACCAGATACTGGATAATGACGTGGTCGTATGGAAGGAAAACTACATCTGTTTCTATAGATGAAGACCGGTTTACCTGACGAATAAAAAAGCCCCGGCAAATGCCGGGGCTTGAAAGTCGTTCAGAGTTAAATCTTCAGCGCTCGCTCAACCTCCTGTCGGAGAGATGACTTCACCGGGGTTCGGTGTGACGTTGGGACCACCCTGAGTGTTGTTGCTATTGGAGTCGGGGCTGTCGCCGGAGTTTTCAGTGCCGCCAGCATCGCCTTCGCCGCCAGCTTCACCAGATTCACCGCTGGGGTCGCCACCTTCTTCGCCACCGGTGTCGCCACCTTCTTCGCCACCGGTGTTGCCGTCATCCGCGACAGGATTGCTTTCCGGTTCGCTGATGTCCTGCTGGGTATTCTCAAGATCCTGCAGGTCGCTCATGATCTCAGGGCTGATCGGCTCCGGAGAGGAAACGCTTTCGATGTCAATCGTGCCGGTTTCTTCGTTAATGGTACCCTCGATGGTGATTTCCTGACCGTCGGCCAGCTCACCGGAAGTACCTTCGCCAGCGGGGCCGGCTTCGAAGGTCACAGTACCTTCACCCTTGGAGAAGGTGACGGTGTAGACGACCACGCCGTCAACCACTGCGCTGGAAACCTTGGCGCCGAAGGTCGTACCGCGGATACCGGCCGAGCCGATCGGGGTGCCGACCACATACTCGGAGGCGAGTGTGAGGTGCTTGGTTTCACCGGCGATGCTACCGTTCTTGAGCTTCAGGTCAGTGCGGGACTGGCTCGGGTCTTCGGTCAGAGTCAGGTACGAGCCCTTGGAGGGGTCGAAGGCAGCCTGCTCGACTTTGTTAAAGACGACTTCTGATTCAGGCCCGATACGGACTGAGGAGCCATTGGAAAGAATAACGACGGCGGTCGATTTTTCACCCGTTTTGACGCTTGTGCCATCCTTGAACACATCGCCTCGCTTCAGGGGGACTTCTTGGCCGGATTTAAGGACCAGCTTCACATCGTCACCTTTGACGAGGAAAGCCTTAATGGTGCCCTTTTTCAACTCTTCGGCATGTAGAGAGAGAGAGAGAAAGGTTGCCGCGAACGCGGTTAGGCAGATGAGTTTCTTAATCATGGTGCAGGTAGATGATTGGTTTTCGAATTATAGTGCCCCACACTACCCTGTAGCCTAGATGCTGGCAAGCAAAATAACCCAACCGAAACCCAATAGGGAATAGGCTTCAGCGGCGATTGGGGGGCGAAAATCAGGCAACGAGCAAAGGTCTGCCTTGATTATCGACGAAGCGATTTTTGTTTAGCAGTACGAAATCCATTAAAGGCCATATCGCTATTAAAACCATCATGGCGAGGATGCAGAACAGGGCTAGGATTAGATTTCCTTCCTTGTAGGCTGCCCATCCATAGCCGATACCAGCTGCGCAGCAGACCAGTGTGCTCAGCAGTTGCAGGGTCCCGCTGATCATACGCCCGACATAGTAGCGGTGTACGCCAAAGCTGCCGAGGGTGACGCACAGAGCCAGTGCGGTCGCATGGTCTTTGGGGCTTGTTAGCCTGGGAGGGAGAGCAGGTTCTGACATCTTTTAGTGTGCCTCTTGTTTTTAGACTCGTTTTCGGGAGGAAAGTTTTCAAACATAAAGCCACAGCTATGCAGGTTCTTGGTATAGACGTTGGAGGATCGGGAATCAAAGGCAGCCCGGTGGATACAAACACGGGTGAAATGCTGGGGGAACGCTTCCGGATCGCCACCCCCAAGCCAGCTACGCTGGAGGCGGTGGTCGATACGATCGGCCAGATCGCTGAGCACTTCGAGTGGAAGGGGCCAGTCGGCTGTGGCTTCCCGTGCGTCATGCGCAAGGGCATCGCCTACACCGCCGCCAATCTGGATAAATCCCTGATCGGCGCTGATCTGGCTAAAGCCGTAAGTGACCGAGTCGGGAGCCCAGCCGTCGTGATCAATGATGCCGATGCTGCCGGCTTGGCTGTGATGCGATTTGGCGTGGGTAAGGATGAGAAGGGCCTCGCCATGGTCATCACCATCGGGACCGGTATCGGCAGC
This genomic interval from Ruficoccus sp. ZRK36 contains the following:
- a CDS encoding class I SAM-dependent methyltransferase; the protein is MRFGEKASEYATHAFVQRDLVEWGSQWLPDLLTGKDVLELGAGPGLLTRELLARRGNVWATDLAPAMVKTGSIQWPQAHWQVMDAWQAQGAYDFIASSALMQWAPDPVAVLMRQAQALRSGGRMFHLLFIDPTLCEFRQLAPQWNPFTWRTQEQWEQACDQAGLELCRSESVSHRIIFSSARELLRFFQRTGAVGGKRARPGELRRFLRVYAERFAEAEGVVSTWSFLCLEARKP
- a CDS encoding LOG family protein, coding for MPATIDKNLQKHLDQLQKELREPAELFAKNGIHNTIVFFGSARIKPQDSTQSEMDRLHRDFKGVMMKDQEEWDELDRASHAHYMSRFYEAAESLSGKLAHWSRTHFSTRDQHFITTGGGPGIMEAANKGASQAGEPTIGINIRIPTEQHPNPYITPGLSLHFETFPMRKFWLMYFARALVIFPGGIGTLDEFFEIYTLMKTRKATRYIPIVLFGSEYWKELINFETLVRFNTLDRSSLDFFRYCDEVDEAFSFITDEIMRDRERSGS
- a CDS encoding FecR domain-containing protein, yielding MIKKLICLTAFAATFLSLSLHAEELKKGTIKAFLVKGDDVKLVLKSGQEVPLKRGDVFKDGTSVKTGEKSTAVVILSNGSSVRIGPESEVVFNKVEQAAFDPSKGSYLTLTEDPSQSRTDLKLKNGSIAGETKHLTLASEYVVGTPIGSAGIRGTTFGAKVSSAVVDGVVVYTVTFSKGEGTVTFEAGPAGEGTSGELADGQEITIEGTINEETGTIDIESVSSPEPISPEIMSDLQDLENTQQDISEPESNPVADDGNTGGEEGGDTGGEEGGDPSGESGEAGGEGDAGGTENSGDSPDSNSNNTQGGPNVTPNPGEVISPTGG
- a CDS encoding TM2 domain-containing protein translates to MSEPALPPRLTSPKDHATALALCVTLGSFGVHRYYVGRMISGTLQLLSTLVCCAAGIGYGWAAYKEGNLILALFCILAMMVLIAIWPLMDFVLLNKNRFVDNQGRPLLVA
- a CDS encoding polyphosphate--glucose phosphotransferase, producing MQVLGIDVGGSGIKGSPVDTNTGEMLGERFRIATPKPATLEAVVDTIGQIAEHFEWKGPVGCGFPCVMRKGIAYTAANLDKSLIGADLAKAVSDRVGSPAVVINDADAAGLAVMRFGVGKDEKGLAMVITIGTGIGSALFYEGKLIPNSELGHVTLNLKKEGKAQDAETLVADSARKRDDLSWKEWSVRFTEYLKNMELVMNPDVFILGGGAAKKKDKFLKHLKVDTPVKVATLENRAGIIGAAMASREFGQ